In a genomic window of Deinococcota bacterium:
- a CDS encoding TRAP transporter large permease subunit, with amino-acid sequence GGDPLHFGIIMIITLMMGEITPPFGMVLFAITRVANIAFADLVRGVTPYLIPILVLLVILVIFPQLVTALPGLM; translated from the coding sequence GGCGGCGACCCGCTCCACTTCGGCATCATCATGATCATCACGCTGATGATGGGCGAGATCACCCCGCCCTTCGGCATGGTGCTCTTCGCCATCACCCGGGTGGCGAACATCGCCTTTGCGGACCTGGTGCGGGGCGTCACGCCTTACCTGATTCCCATCCTCGTCCTGCTGGTGATCCTGGTGATCTTCCCCCAGCTCGTGACCGCCCTACCGGGGCTGATGTGA